In Patagioenas fasciata isolate bPatFas1 chromosome 11, bPatFas1.hap1, whole genome shotgun sequence, the following proteins share a genomic window:
- the LOC139828809 gene encoding uncharacterized protein, giving the protein MGLKHQLPAGAILCLIVAKPGESIQPPTPSCRQAPRSRGDNRAPLAPCPRLANKQDSASALLPCELIERLALERLVNENRSPCRIEPCAAKRGPHAGSSRTTLQGLRWLLRVVPATPVPLPAAASPPGPGPGPRAARGRPPARRDPPPPREDAQDGAGKTGENRPLRPIRRLLPAEEGTKGPGKRKKNVKVRKKGSRQPSSAEELDRPEVGDSRAGAAGGLLTPNRVGQEEPATTETATPHPAQGTKKKKKKKIKNKIKSQEPAAEQQHEEVSSTFDLYRRAMLALKMRQEQRKQQSTIVP; this is encoded by the exons ATGGGGCTCAAGCACCAGTTACCGGCCGGGGCGATACTTTGCCTGATCGTAGCCAAACCGGGAGAAAGCATCCAGCCTCCCACGCCGTCGTGTAGACAGGCGCCCCGAAGCCGGGGTGACAACCGTGCTCCACTTGCCCCGTGTCCCAGGCTGGCCAACAAGCAAGATTCGGCGTCTGCCCTGCTGCCCTGCGAGCTGATCGAGCGCTTGGCCCTGGAGCGGCTGGTCAACGAGAACCGCTCGCCCTGCCGCATC GAGCCCTGCGCCGCCAAGCGCGGCCCCCACGCCGGTTCCTCCCGCACTACCCTGCAGGGGCTGCGCTGGCTCCTCCGCGTCGTTCCCGCCACCCCGGTACCGCTGCCTGCCGCCGCttcgccgcccggccccggccccggccccaggGCAGCCCGCGGCCGCCCGCCCGCACGCAG GGACCCGCCGCCTCCCCGGGAGGATGCCCAAGACGGCGCGGGCAAGACGGGGGAGAACCGGCCGTTGCGGCCCATCCGCCGCCTCCTCCCCGCG GAGGAGGGCACGAAGGGCcctgggaagaggaagaagaatgtGAAGGTGAGGAAGAAAGGCTCGAGGCAGCCAAGCTCAGCCGAGGAGCTGGACAGACCAGAAGTGGGTGACAGCCGAGCCGGCGCTGCCGGGGGGCTGCTGACTCCCAACAGGGTCGGGCAGGAGGAGCCCGCAACAACTGAGACAGCCACCCCCCACCCAG CACAGGGcacgaaaaagaagaaaaagaagaaaataaagaataaaatcaaGTCTCAGGAGCCTGCTGCGGAGCAGCAGCATGAGGAGGTCTCAAGCACCTTTG ACTTGTACCGCCGGGCAATGCTGGCTCTGAAGATGAGGCAGGAGCAAAGGAAGCAGCAGTCCACCATTGTGCCCTGA